The nucleotide sequence CGTCGTCATGATTAGTTAGTTTCGATTCAAGGACGTTGTTATTGCTCAGCTCTCTGATGAACGTTTGTGTGTAGGTTTCCGCCGGGGGTCATGGTGGTGGGTACGACGGCGGCGACCGCGGCCAGGAGGCCGTGGACTTTCGGGGCAACCCGGTGGACAAGTCGAGGACCGGAGGCTGGGTGGGCGCCGGGCTGATCCTGGGCACGGAGCTGGCGGAGCGCGTGTGCGTGATGGGCATCTCCATGAACCTGGTGACGTACCTGGTGGGCGAGCTGCACCTGTCCAACTCCAAGTCCGCCAACGTGGTGACCAACTTCATGGGCACGCTCAACCTGCTCGCCCTCGTCGGCGGCTTCctcgccgacgccaagctcggccGCTACCTCACCATCGCCATCTGCGCCACCATCGCCGCCACCGTACGTGACATGTACATGTTGGCCGCAGGTGTCGCATTGCACGACGACTATTCTAACAAATAACAATGACATGTTGATGACAATTGACGGCAGGGCGTGAGCCTGCTGACGGTGGACACGACTTTGCCGAGCATGCGCCCGCCGGCGTGCGCGAACGCCCGCGGCCCGCGGGCGCACCACGAGTGCGTGCCCGCGCGAGGCGGGCAGCTGGCGCTGCTGTACGCGGCGCTGTACACGATCGCGGCGGGCGCCGGCGGTCTCAAGGCGAACGTGTCCGGGTTCGGGTCGGACCAGTTCGACGCGCGTGACCCGCGGGAGGAGCGCGCcatggtgttcttcttcagccGCTTCTACTTCTGCATCAGCCTGGGCTCCCTATTCGCAATCACCGTGCTGGTGTACGTGCAGGACAACGTGGGCCGGGGGTGGGGGTACGGCGTCTCCGCCGTCGCCATGCTGCTCGCCGTCGCGGTGTTCGTGGCGGGGACGCCCAGGTACCGGTACCGCCGCCCGCAGGGCAGCCCGCTCACGGTCATCGGGCGGGTGCTCGCCACGGCGTGGAGGAAGCGGCGGTTGCCGCtccccgccgacgccgccgagCTCCACGGGTTCGCCGCCGCCAAGGTCGCCCACACGTACAGGCTCAGGTAACGCAAACGCAGTTACTTACATCCCTTTCGGTCGCCTTTAATTTGCCGTCGCGTTCGTTCCGCGACGATGTCTCTGTCTTAGCAGCTAGCAGAGCAAGCGAGATAGGAGTATGCATCACACATGTATGTTGTTGTTAGGCTCAAGGGTAAGCCCCAGCTGGCCAGCCACATGAAACTCCTCCTACGGTGAGGAAGTGTAGCAGGCATGAGCATGACGGAGCGAGTTGGGCAGGGCTATTGTTAGTACGATCACATGCCACTTGTCCGAACCTCGTGTCGGTGTCCGATTTGTAAAAATAGCATTCGAAACATTGGTCGTTTGTAGATTTGACACTGAACCCATATTCATAGACGCAGATACACTCATTTTCATTCACCCGAGTGTTATTATAGTTAAGGAGTCAATCTTTCGAGTGTTATTTTTGCAATTTTTTCGTCAGTGTCACGGCTCAAATGTGGACACCAGAGATGGAGAAGCCGAAACGGGTAACCGAGAGCCGAGAGGGTACCCTTCATCGCCAGCTGGTAACACAACACGCAAAAGAGCAAAAGAATCTAGACAGGTAGACGTGCCGCGAGAGCCCGTACACTGTTCCGGCCGAAAACTGGTCGATGTGCCGGCCTCTCTCTCTGCTGAGTTAGCCCGTGGTGACAGCACGGGCGTGTGATGAGTCACGCACACACGGACACGGTGTCCCGGCTCCAATCAATGAGACTGAGCAGCAGTATGTAGCTCATGAGTCCGAGTAGTCGGATCAGTGCACCGGCCAAACATCTGTACGTAGGAGTAGCTATCATGTACAGTACTGTGCCGTAGTAGAGTACGTGTACGTGTGTGTAGTATCACTCGCGCTTCAGTTCACGACAGATGTGTACTCTGTACAGTACAGTACGTGCTGCTCATCCTGATCGCTGATCGATTTTTCTCACTTGCCGTGAATGCATCATGCAGGTGCCTTGACAAGGCGGCGATCGTGGAGGCGGACCTGTCCGCGCCGGCGGGGAAGCAGCAGCaggcgagcgcggcggcggcggcgacgacggtgacggaggtggaggaggtgaagaTGGTGGTGAAGCTGCTGCCCATCTGGTCC is from Miscanthus floridulus cultivar M001 chromosome 7, ASM1932011v1, whole genome shotgun sequence and encodes:
- the LOC136467219 gene encoding protein NRT1/ PTR FAMILY 6.4-like, translated to MVSAGGHGGGYDGGDRGQEAVDFRGNPVDKSRTGGWVGAGLILGTELAERVCVMGISMNLVTYLVGELHLSNSKSANVVTNFMGTLNLLALVGGFLADAKLGRYLTIAICATIAATGVSLLTVDTTLPSMRPPACANARGPRAHHECVPARGGQLALLYAALYTIAAGAGGLKANVSGFGSDQFDARDPREERAMVFFFSRFYFCISLGSLFAITVLVYVQDNVGRGWGYGVSAVAMLLAVAVFVAGTPRYRYRRPQGSPLTVIGRVLATAWRKRRLPLPADAAELHGFAAAKVAHTYRLRCLDKAAIVEADLSAPAGKQQQASAAAAATTVTEVEEVKMVVKLLPIWSTCILFWTVYSQMTTFSVEQATRMDRRLRPGSGASSGRFAVPAGSLSVFLFISILLFTSLNERLLVPLAARLTGRPQGLTSLQRVGTGLALSVAAMAVSALVEKKRRDASNGPGHAAISAIWLVPQFFLVGAGEAFAYVGQLEFFIREAPERMKSMSTGLFLVTLSMGFFLSSFLVFAVDAATSGAWIRNNLDRGRLDLFYWMLAVLGVANFAVFIVFARRHQYKASNLPAAVAPDGAAQEMDDFVAVTEAVEGMDV